The Sphingomonas sinipercae genome contains a region encoding:
- the ftsE gene encoding cell division ATP-binding protein FtsE, with amino-acid sequence MTPIVEFDSVGLRYGTGAEVLRDLDFRLDRGRFYFLTGPSGAGKTSLLKLLYLAQRPTRGRIRLFGQELSDAPREDLPGFRRRIGVVFQDFRLVRHLTAFENVALPLRIAGKSERDVDGPVREMLEWVGLADRAGARPATLSGGEQQRVAIARAVISQPELLVADEPTGNVDADMASRLLHLFNALNGLGTTVVVATHDINLIAANPSAERLRLEGGALNDPTGGLKNPPRRTAPA; translated from the coding sequence CTGACGCCGATCGTCGAGTTCGATAGTGTTGGCCTGCGTTACGGAACCGGCGCCGAGGTGCTTCGCGACCTCGACTTCCGCCTGGACCGCGGCCGATTCTATTTCCTCACCGGGCCGTCGGGCGCGGGCAAGACGTCGTTGCTGAAACTCCTGTACCTGGCGCAGCGCCCGACGCGGGGTCGGATCCGCCTGTTCGGGCAGGAATTGAGCGATGCGCCTCGTGAAGACCTGCCCGGTTTTCGTCGCCGTATCGGCGTCGTGTTCCAGGACTTCCGCCTCGTTCGCCACCTGACCGCCTTTGAAAATGTCGCGCTGCCGCTGCGCATCGCCGGCAAGTCGGAGCGGGACGTCGACGGGCCGGTTCGCGAGATGCTCGAATGGGTTGGGCTGGCCGACCGCGCCGGGGCCCGGCCGGCGACCCTGTCCGGCGGCGAGCAGCAGCGCGTCGCGATTGCGCGGGCGGTGATCAGCCAGCCGGAGCTGCTGGTCGCCGACGAGCCGACCGGCAACGTGGACGCCGACATGGCGTCAAGGCTGCTGCATTTGTTCAACGCGCTCAACGGGCTTGGCACGACAGTGGTGGTCGCCACCCACGACATCAACCTGATCGCCGCAAACCCCAGCGCGGAGCGGCTGCGGCTGGAGGGCGGGGCACTCAATGACCCGACCGGGGGCCTGAAGAACCCGCCGCGCCGGACGGCGCCGGCATGA
- a CDS encoding YdcF family protein translates to MIARFLAFLLLLYALGFILFAVTLGRPATAGKTDAAVVLTGGSGRIEHAMDVLLAKKARRLLISGVDPSVTKPDLAARLGKKRSRLLNCCVDLDSVSVDTRSNAEETGRWLDKHGYRSFRLITSDWHMRRARYEFARVLDDRYEVVPDAARTQPSFLTLFAEYNKYLLRRVAVLLEL, encoded by the coding sequence GTGATCGCTCGCTTCCTCGCCTTCCTGCTGCTGCTTTACGCGCTCGGCTTCATCCTGTTCGCGGTGACGCTCGGGCGTCCCGCCACCGCGGGCAAGACCGATGCGGCGGTCGTGCTGACCGGCGGCAGCGGCCGGATCGAACATGCGATGGACGTGCTGTTGGCCAAGAAAGCCCGGCGGCTGCTCATTTCAGGGGTCGACCCGTCGGTGACCAAGCCCGACCTGGCGGCAAGGCTGGGGAAGAAGCGGAGCCGGCTGCTCAATTGCTGCGTCGACCTGGACAGCGTCTCCGTCGACACCAGGTCGAACGCGGAGGAAACCGGCCGCTGGCTCGACAAGCATGGCTATCGTTCGTTCCGGCTGATCACCAGCGACTGGCACATGCGCCGCGCGCGCTACGAATTCGCCCGCGTGCTCGACGATCGCTACGAAGTCGTCCCGGATGCGGCGCGGACCCAGCCGTCGTTCCTCACGCTGTTCGCGGAATATAACAAATATCTCCTGCGCCGGGTCGCGGTGCTGCTGGAGCTTTGA
- a CDS encoding lysophospholipid acyltransferase family protein: MRLLRSILYAAIFYPGTALFVLAGISASLFGTAPMRGVVHGWCDFNHWLARHLLRIRVAVQGQVPEGGYLIAVKHQSMFETTEMMRIARTPVVVLKRELSDIPLFGWLTRRYGVIVVDRDAGAKALRAMMREARAAKEAGRPVMIYPEGTRVRPGETPPLGAGFAGLYRALGLPVVPVAMDSGRLWGRGLVKQPGTIHFVVGDAIPAGLPRDEIERRVHSAINALESAA; the protein is encoded by the coding sequence GTGCGGCTGCTCCGCTCCATCCTCTACGCGGCGATCTTTTATCCGGGGACGGCGCTGTTCGTCCTCGCCGGCATTTCGGCGAGCCTGTTCGGTACCGCGCCGATGCGCGGGGTGGTGCACGGCTGGTGCGACTTCAATCACTGGCTCGCGCGGCACCTGCTGCGCATCCGGGTCGCGGTGCAAGGACAGGTGCCGGAAGGCGGCTACCTGATCGCGGTCAAGCACCAGTCGATGTTCGAAACCACGGAAATGATGCGGATCGCGCGAACGCCGGTCGTGGTGCTGAAGCGCGAATTGTCCGACATCCCGCTCTTCGGCTGGCTGACCCGCCGCTATGGCGTCATCGTCGTCGACCGCGACGCCGGCGCGAAGGCGCTTCGGGCGATGATGCGCGAAGCCCGCGCCGCCAAGGAAGCCGGCCGGCCGGTGATGATCTATCCCGAAGGAACCCGAGTCAGGCCGGGGGAGACGCCGCCGCTGGGCGCCGGTTTCGCGGGGCTTTATCGCGCGCTTGGCCTGCCCGTCGTGCCGGTGGCGATGGACAGCGGCCGGCTGTGGGGCCGCGGGCTCGTCAAGCAGCCGGGCACGATCCATTTCGTGGTTGGCGACGCCATTCCCGCCGGCTTGCCGCGCGACGAAATCGAGCGGCGCGTGCATTCGGCAATCAACGCGCTGGAATCAGCCGCGTAG
- a CDS encoding cell division protein FtsX — MIASAERRLLPFEGFHLPSVAVVAIMVFAMIVVGAAGLALSRAAGAIAQGVEHRVVVQLADPSPGQLEAATRAVRKAPEVVVAEPIPEQEMRETLRRWMGDAANVTDLPVPALITLQLRPGADVAGLRKRVQDLAPGSSLVAESSELRPLLGSLRMLQWLALSLVLLIFFATAAAVVLAARGAFDTHRPTIDVMHGIGATDSQLTRLFQHKIGLDAAVGAVAGSLVAALSLLLIGGSGAAFAGDMFGTAPLGTREYAVLAALPLIAVILAVAVARWTVLRALRQNL; from the coding sequence ATGATCGCCTCCGCCGAACGCCGGCTGTTGCCGTTCGAAGGCTTCCACCTGCCAAGCGTGGCGGTGGTCGCGATCATGGTCTTTGCGATGATCGTCGTCGGGGCCGCCGGGCTGGCCTTGTCACGGGCCGCCGGCGCGATCGCCCAGGGCGTCGAGCATCGCGTCGTCGTGCAGCTTGCCGACCCGTCGCCGGGCCAGCTTGAAGCGGCGACACGGGCAGTGCGCAAGGCGCCGGAAGTGGTGGTTGCAGAGCCGATCCCCGAGCAGGAGATGCGGGAGACGCTGCGCCGCTGGATGGGCGATGCAGCCAACGTCACCGACCTGCCGGTGCCCGCTTTGATCACTCTGCAATTGCGGCCGGGCGCCGACGTCGCCGGGCTTCGGAAACGGGTGCAGGACCTGGCGCCGGGATCGTCGCTCGTCGCCGAAAGCAGCGAGCTTCGGCCGTTGCTCGGATCGCTTCGGATGCTGCAATGGCTGGCCTTGTCGCTGGTCCTCCTGATCTTCTTCGCGACCGCCGCCGCCGTCGTCCTGGCCGCGCGCGGCGCCTTCGACACCCACCGCCCGACGATCGACGTGATGCACGGCATCGGCGCCACCGACAGCCAGTTGACGCGGCTGTTCCAGCACAAGATCGGGCTCGATGCAGCGGTCGGGGCGGTGGCCGGAAGCCTTGTCGCCGCGCTTTCCCTCCTGCTGATCGGCGGCTCCGGCGCAGCCTTTGCCGGCGACATGTTCGGCACGGCGCCGCTCGGCACGCGCGAATATGCGGTGCTTGCCGCCTTGCCCCTCATCGCCGTCATCCTGGCGGTCGCGGTTGCGCGATGGACGGTGCTCAGGGCATTGCGACAAAACCTGTGA